The Stenotrophomonas maltophilia sequence CATTGCATCCTCGAATTCCTCGATATCTCGCCAAAGGTTGGCAAGATCGTTGTCTGAATAGTAGGAGGCCTCTATGTGACGTTTAAGGATCCGCTCGCTTCCTTCCTGCTTGGCCGCATCCGCAGCTCGCGACAGAAGTTGAGCCACCTCTCCATAGACACCTCCCGTCGCGACCAGTAGATCCGCCGCCATTCGAATCAATAGGTCCTGTTTAGAGAAATTGTGCCTTTCGCTTAGCGACATAAGGAGGCGCAAGAATGGAGCCCGGTCCTCCTTTCTTCTAACGCTATATGGCGGAACCCATATAGACGTCACACTTCGGCGAAGCTCGGATCCGATCGACCAGAGTTGAACTGCCCTGTGGATTCCGCTCATTATCAGCATCGACCCGGCGGACTCTGCTAACGTCATCAAGTGCAATGCATGGTCTGCAGGTGACTTGTCTTTGTGATTCACCAGAAGCGCTGATATTTGATCGATAGCGACATACTTGCAGTCACGCGCAATCATGGACCGCCTTACAGACGACCAACACTCCGCTTCGGTGAGCCTGAGTTGATACCGTCCAAGCTGAAGGTCTCTGTCGCGCACTTCGGCTTGAATGTCCGAAGGGGGACTTGACCGAGGTGATCTGCCCTCCAGCGCCCAAGTCAGAGTCGGCGCGTTAAGCTCTTGCAACAACTCGCGGGCGAGGTATCGCGAACTGAAATATGCTCCAACTGGCAAGCACGCAAACGTCTCGATGGCAGGAACTTTCCCCTTTTCCCACAGGTTTGGATTCCCAAACATCTCACGCATAACGCTCCGACGCATCGTGGTCTTCCCTACACCGGACGGACCGATGACGCAGACCATATGCCCCGGTCTGTGATTGTCTAGGGCTGCCCTCAGTCGATCTCGCGGCCCTCTGTATGCTGAGTGCTGGAGAAGTTCCATCAGAAATCCTCCGCTTTGTCGAGCGCTTCTACACCTTCCTGCGAAGGGCCTATATGTTGGCCCTCGTGACTGGTGGATTCCGCCAGCTCCGCCAGGTGGGAGAGGAGTGCAATAGCAATGATTAATGCAGCCGCGAACCGCCTCCTGGCGTGCAGTTTTCGCGCGAGATCGTCGCGCCGCCTCCTTGCATCGGCGCCCCACCGGAACTGATTTGAGTCGGTAGTCACCATTTTCTTCCCTCAGGTTGGAGATCCCCAGCGAGCCTTCACATGCTCTGATCGCTCAGTGACACTGCCGGCAACCATGCTCATCTCAAAGGCGTCGATGTCCCGCCATAGATTCCTAAGATCCTCACTTCCGTAGTAGGAGATCTCAATGTGTCGCTTGAGAATTCTGTTGCATCCCTCCTGCTTCGCAGCAATATCTGCCCGCCCCAGTAGTTCGACCACCTCAGCGAATACGCCGCCGGTAGCGGCAAGGATATCGTTGGCCATCCGGATTAGCAGATCATCCTGTGATAGCCCGTAGCGAGTGGCCAATGACTTGAGCAAACGAAGGAACGGCAGTTTGTCATCCCGACGCCTATCACTATATGGAGGCACCCAAACGGTTGTGACTCGGCGTCGCAACTCGGAGTTGACCGACCACAACTGCGTGGCTTTGTGCACCCCAGTCATAACGAACATCACGCCTGTGGCTTCAGCTATCGCCATTAGATGGAGGGTGTGGTCAGCGGGTGACTTGTCCCTGTGGTTGACTAGTAGCGCTGTAACCTGATCGATTGACACATACTTGCAGCTACGCGCTCTCAGGCTTCGCTGCACCATCCCCCAGTACTCGCCTTCTGTCTGCCTTGTTCGCGCTAAGGACGCCCACTCCGATGTTGCTGCGGCGAGCTCGCGTCGTATTCGCAGTTTTGCATCCTCCCCGAGATAGCTTCCGTCCAGTAGCCACGCCAACGTGGGCGCGTGCAACTCTTGGAGAATAGAGACAGCGAGCTGACGCGAACTAAAGTACGCGCCGTGAGGAAGTGTGGCGAATGTCTCGACCAGGGGTATCTGCCCACAATCCCAGCATGCTGGATTGCCAAACATCTCCTGCATTACCGAGCGCCTCATCGTGGTCTTGCCCACGCCCGATGGCCCAATAATGAACACCATATGTCCTGGCCTATGACGGTCGAGCGCCGTTCGCAATTGCTTGCGTGGGCCCTCGTAGGCTGGGTGCTGAACCATCTTCATCAGTAGTCCTCCCGTTCATCGAACGGAACGATGTCCTGTGCGATCGCAGGTGGCACTGGTTCGATATCTAACCTCTCATCGCTGCCGGTCATTGGCACCGGGGCAAGGTGCTCTGTTGCGGGCATTGCCGCTTGGGCCTGCGCTCGGCGCGAATGACGAGCACGGGCAACTTCCTCTTTTCTTTTTGCCGATTGTGAGCGCAACGAGGGTGCCCAGAGCAGATGAAACAGTCGCTCCTGATCCGACAAAAGCGCATCGCTCTGCACTTTGTTGTGGAAGGCCTTGAACCACCTCCCCCGAACCTTCACGTAGATCACATTTGGGTCACAGCAGTCGCTACGAATCTCACTGGCATCCTCAGTTCGCAGCGCTTGTAAAAGCCCGTCACTGGTGAACCAACCGTCGGCAGTGCGTACGCCACGCTGGCGGTCGATTCGCTTCTTGGTCTCCACCTTGATCGCGGTTCTGATTAGGAACCCATCGTTCCATTCGCACGGTGTTCCGACAGCGCCGTAGGCCGCGAGCGCCTCAACCCTCTTCTCAGCTGGCGTTGTATCATCTGGCCCCGGTGTCATAGGAAGGTCGTGATAGACGAACTTCAGGAACTCCTCGTGCACACGGACAAAGTCCGTCCTCGCATTGTTTCGGCTCTTGAATCTGCCGTCGACCTTACGTCCCATCTGATCGGGCCGCGTGCTTCCCGGGAATCGCTGTGCTACTTGTTCGTTGACCTGCTTGATGGCGTTCTCAGCAATGCCGTTCCAGGCGCTGCCTGCCGTTGGGGAGAACCTTAGACTGATCTCGCCATGGCAGAAATCTTGTAGCCAGCGGGAAGTGTTCTCCGGCCCTCGATCCAGATGGATCAACTTGGGCAGGAAGCCCTGCCTTTTGACGTACTCACGCATAAGCAATGCCAAGGCGTCGGTTCTTGCTGAGCCAAATACCAATGCATGAGCCATCGGATAGCCCGTCGCTCCGTCTATGCCGATATAGAACTTTGCTTTGCTTGCTGGGAAGCAGTGAATCAGGTTCGGAGCGCAGCGAACATCCAGATCCGACGAATCTACGTGCAGTGTGTGGCCATATCCGATCGGAGGTAGCGAGCGATGGCGAGGATCGGTGCGTGTACGCGTCGCGTGGTAGGCGCGAAAGCCGCCCGTGGATAGCGCATGGCGCGTTGGGCTCTCGCTTCTTCGTCTGGCATCCAGTCGGCCCCTACCGCAAGGCTCAACTCCTAACCGAAGGCACTCCTCTTCGAACACATAGAGCAAGTCCTTCGGTCTATGTACCCTCCCGGTGTTCCAGTGCAGCGCGATGACGGTCTCTATGGCTTGCTCGTGTTCCGGAAGCAGGCGCGATGCTCGGTTTCCGCTAAAGGCATATTTGGTAAGACAAGCCGAAAGCGCGGATCTTCCTTCGGCAACAGCCTTTCGAACCTGTCGCTGCAGAGCGCCCATCCGTCGTGTTGCGGGCAGACTTCCGGCCTCAATCAGCGCAAGCCTACTGAGTCGCTGGCGTGCCCGCTGGAGGTCGGTAGCGGTTGCGACCAGCAATGGATCGTCCACAGCTGGTTGCGACTGACCTTTGACAATGGCTCCAAACAGTAGCTCGTCCGCCTCCTTGGCCTGCTCCTTCGTGCCATACAGATGGAAGCGGTCAGTCCTAGCCACGGGAGTGCTCTGCCATGGACCGAAGGCCGCCGATCTTCCCAGCATCCAAAGCGCTAGGCGCGGTGTGAATCCGGGCACCTCGGCGAGGAGACAGTCCAGCAGAAGCGGGCGCTTGGCGATTAGCCCAGCTGCCTTGGATACTGCGGTAGTTTCATGTTGCTGAAGGGCATCACCGGCTACCGCGTAGCACGCTTCAAGGTTCTGGAGGTACACACCGGTTGGAGTGGGCGGTACCCAGACTCTGAACACCAGGCCATGCTGCTGTGCCCATTGGGCGTAGGGGGAATAGGTCCACACCGCGTCCTGCTTGACCCAAAGGGAGTCCGGAAGGCCCAGTTGGCTCTCCAGCCACGATAGCGGCTTGCACTCCACTAGCTCTACGTGGTCCCTGCGAAAAACAAGAAAATCCACATGTGCAGTGCTGATGTGATTGCGCCCGGACGCCGTGGTGCGCTGCACGCGGCGGCATGGTACTTGTACGTAGTAGCCCAGCACCTCGGGATCAAGCTCAAGCTCATAGGCAAAGACCAACTCGCACGTGTGGCTTTCAACTGTTCGCGCACTACCGTTCTTGATTGAGTTGCGCCTAACACGAACGTTTCTTAGCGCCGCCTTGCCTACAGTCTTTGTTCCGCTGCCGGTAACCATGCTCTCGATCTGCCGGATACTGAGCTCACTTGCCTTTATGCGGGTGTAAAGCTGGTGACGGTCTTCAAACGATAGGCCACCAGATTGAGCGTCTGTGGACATGCCGATTCCTCATGCGCACCCCACGGGAGCACCGTCCAAAATGCCTGGGCGAGCCTTACCAGGCGAGTCGGACATAGGTGCCCGTGACAGGCCTGCGCAGGCTTGACAGGGGAGTCAGGGAAGGGGAAAGTATCGGCAAGACCTGCAAAGTCGCCGACCTGAAAACCCGTGAGTCCTACCTCACGGGTTTTTTCTTTCCAACTTCCGGCGAGGGAAGTTTAGATTGGGCTAGGTCATGGGCTGCCTGCCTCCCTCGGAAATTGAGGTGCCTGAGATCGAAGGTATGCGCTGACATCGGCGGCGTGAGCGAACCACCCGCGACGACCTTGTGGACGAAACAGCGTCACTGGCAAACGACCTGTGGCGGCTGCCCGCCTAAGTGCTGCCGGGCTATTGAATCCGAGCAGTCGCGACAGGTCTTTGGCCGGCACCAGCCCGCCATAGGTTTGCGCCACCCAAGCCACAGACAATGCATCCGGCTCTTTACTTGGTAGGCTCACGTACGCTCCAGTGATGCTAGGTTCCAGGTAACCCTAACGCTCTACCGTAGCCTTTTCATCCAGCAAAACTACCCTTCCAACGTCTACTTTTTTTGGAGGTTTCCGATGGGGGAGTTGCACGAAGCTTGCCAAGCACTCCAAGCGATGCAGTGCTCCAATATAGGTCGTCCTGCCTCTGATGCATCGGACAGGCTGCACTCCAGGATTCTCTGGAATACATGGTCTCTGGTGGAAGGCGGGGAGGAGGAGCTGAGGGCACGCTATGTTCTTCGGCGCCAGAGCCTAGATGGTCCGTTAATGATGCGCAGCGATGAGTTCAGTGCATATCGGCAGGGATTGCGGTCGCTATCACCCAAGCGGCGCAAGCACCTTGCCCTGCAGCATCCCCAGCTTGAAGAGGTGGTTAAGTGGCCCTTTGCAGCCCTCAGCCATCGAGAGTGGGATATGAGGACAGTTGTTGGCTGGAATCGCCTATTTACGTCCAGCGCCGGACTACTCGGAGACCGCTATTCATTCCCGGGCGATAGGACCAGCACTGATGAGAACCGCGTGCCTGTGATGGCATATGACCTGGATGGCCTTTACCAACGAGGTGACATCTATGGCTTTCTCATGCTGACGTGCACGTATCGGCTGTTCCACTTGCAGCGGTTGGCTGATCGCCAGTGGTATGCGGCAAGCCACATGATACGAGCGCTATCTGGAGCATGCAGAGATCCCAGAGTGCGTCCATTCGCTCATGAGTTGATCACACAGACGAAGCAACTTCTTCGCCTGCTGCCGGACACGAGCTTTCCAATTCACGTGAATGACGACGTGATCTGGGATCAGATCCGGAACAACGTCCACGAGCCCTCCTACTTGATGAGGCGGGCTGCTGAAAGGCGTGGCGTTCACATCCCAGAGCCTGTGAGCCCAATCATCTCCTACCGATACCAAAAGTGCGGCCCTCATCAACGGCCTTTGCTGTTCGCGCGTAACGGGTAGTCTTCTGATCCGACCAGGCCAAAGATCTGCGGCCGGGGAGCGGGGCCGGGAGGTTGGCAGTATCCGCGATCGCCTTCTATTCGAAAGATACCCTCTGGCAATGGGCTATAGGCTGATCCAAATCCAGCTTTCGAAATGCGCCCATCGCTGCAGCGTTCACCACGGAGGGAGCCTTGCTCCCGCAAATCCAGCGCATCGCCTGCATCAATTGGCCGTGGCTAAACACGACCACCTGCTCATGCGCGGAGTAGGATTTAAGAATGCGCAGCGCTCGCGCAGCGCGGGCAACTAGCTGGGCAAATGACTCGGCACCAGGTCCATCCACATAGTTTGGATCGCAACGGGACCAGTAGTCCTCTACCCACTGCCTGCGGTCTGCTGCCGAGGTGCCCACGCACCGCTCAGGCGACAGGTAAGTGAACTCGTGGACCCCCAGGGGCGCAACGACCATCTTGAAGCGTTCGGCGAGTGGTTGTGAGGTCTGCCTCGCCCGGAGGAATGGTGAGGTAAAGATTCGGTCAGGCGCAGCCGACCAGGTCATTGCCAATGCGCGAGCCTGCTCCTCCCCTGCGGCAGTAAGGGCAATGGATTCCGGATCGGCGGTTACAAATCCCGCATTAGCCATGCTTTGCGCATGCCTAACTACCACTAGCATATCCCCTCTCCTCTGTTCTGCTTTTCTCCTGGACAGGTACCTGATGTGAGTCGCCTCAAGCCAGTCTCTAGCATGTGGCACTTAGCACTCGACGCTGGCCGAGCTGCGGCAGGCCTCGCAGCGATGTGCCACAGTGGCCGAAGCAAGCGGCGCTGATATTCGAAGCGCTGCACCCGTTCGGGTGGAACGGCCGAAGGACTGGGGTGTGAACGACAAGGACGCTTGAGGAGTTCGGCAAGACGCTCGTCAAAAAAGCTTGCCTGCAGCTTGTAGGCGGCGCGCATACTGACGCCTGCACCAAGGCTCGCGTTTTTGCTAACAGCACTAGACTAGCACCGGAACAGCGGGGCGTATTCGATCACGGATTTCTTGATAGATGTCGATTCCGGATTCAATGCCAACTTCCAAGGTGACACATAGGGCGAATTTGATCTCGTCGGTTAGACCGGGGGCATCTTCCATACAATTCACCTTGCACTCGAACATCTGCCCATCAACGATGGGCAGCGCTTTGCGTTCGCCCTCCCAGACCTCGTGTTGAACGGTGCCGCGCTTGACAGTCATGTGGAAGGGTGTGTTGATGCGGCTGGTGCCGAAATCCTCGGGTGGCTGTATCCACAGCTTGGCCTGACGATAGCGCTGCAGCGAAGATATTGTGGGCGACATCCAGGCCAAGGTCACGGTCATTCGACGCATTGTCACGACGCGTCCAAGCCCTGGCGGCATGGGGGCGGTGAATGATACTGCCCTGTCTTTCTTGACCTCCCCCACGCCGATCAGTGTGGCGCGATTGCTCGCGCACCTGAGCGCTCGCTCTTCGTCGACTGGACCGTAGCCGAGCCAGCTTGAAATGAAGTCCTTCTCCCGCATGTGTCGCGAGTTGAGCGGAGTGATGTGAGCAAAGCTCGGGCCATGATCGAGCACGGTTTTCGATAGCGAACCCCACTGAGCTCCATGGACAAGCAATGCCTTGATCAACGCAGCATCGTGCGTTTTGGGGATGGCCGCACCGCTTGCACGCAAGGCTTCGATAACCTCAAATGCTCTTGCCGCCATGCCACTGGCCAATGCTGTTGCGTTACTGGTCCCGCGAGAATATTCGGTATCACCGACAGGTCCGCCGGCCGCGGATGGGCGAGCCACCAAATGTCCAGGTGCCAACCCGGTGGGTGCCATCTGCACGGTCGTGCTCTCTGGCTTGGATAGGACATGCTCTTTGAAAACGATCCGGCCGCCGGGCATCAAGATGTCGGGCTTGATGGAGCGCCCCATCCCCATGCCAATGCGTGAGACTGGGCTCAACCCTCCTCGGGCAAAGAGATCATGAAGGTTGGGATGAGCTGGGCCGGGGGCCCCGTCACTATGATGCGCTCCCACCGTGATTGCGTTGATCGATTCGCTCGGCGACATAAGCCTGCGCCGGACTGAGGTCTGTAGCAACGCTCTTGTTGCAGCTGCCTGCTTATGATCCTCAGAAAGGTTGCTGAGCGTGTCACGCCTAACTTGAAGTTCAAGATCTTCTGACTGGTTGCCGGCGCTAATTACAAAGAGCACGTTGTACTTGAAGGACAGCCAGTCGATCAGCCTGGCCCAGGGAGAAATTTCTCCGGTAAAGATGCGGTGCTCGTTGCCTACCGAAAGGTTGATGACCTTGATTGAAGGTCCAACCGGAGGCTCTTGACCGTCTTGCTCGAACAGGCGCCGTACAGCACGGTGAACTAGGTCGATCAGCAGCTGATTATCCGGCGTGCACTCCGCCCGCCGGGCCCGCCCGTCGTTCGGGTCAGGGCGCATGATAGGTCTTACGTAAAGCGGACGATTGGCAGGCGGCGCGCGATTATTCAAATCGCCATGGAGGATTAGCGAGGCCATGGCGGTCCCATGCACGCGATCCTTGGCTGGATATTCGAGCGCCCAGTTGTCTGGGTCGTCGATCAGTAGGCGACGCTGCAGTACGGCGTGGTTGGCGAGCGGCAGTCCGTCAAACAAAGCAACGACCGGATCGCCTAGGACTTCCCCTTGCGCCCCAACCAATTGCTGGACTGGCCCTACTTCAGAGCCTGGGTTGACGCTTTGAGCTCGTGGCCGGAAGAACATGACGCGATCGGAGAGGACGAACGATGGGTAATCGCCTTTCAGAATTGAAGATACAACAGGTGTAGGTAGCTCGACGAGAAAGCCGTGGTAGGCGATCTCAGGAATTAGCGCCCTTTGAAGGACCTGACCGCCGGACGCTCTAATGAAGGTAAGTAGGTCGCGCACAACTGCAATGTTCTTTGCCGGGGACCCGAAGTACCAGGCCTCCAACTCAAAGCGAGTTGTCGCACGACCACTTTCGACTTCATCTTGCCAGTACAATCGCATGTCCGCATCGATGCGATCCTCGACACCCCATCGTCTGATGTCATGCAGATGGACGAAGACTTCTTTCAGCGGCGCCAAGCCCCGGTCAAACTTTGCGCGTGGATCAGCCTGAAAGCGCTGCCAAAGGGAAAGCAACTCAGCTAAAGCTCGCTGGTTGGTGCCTACTAGGTACATGCGTCCATTCAGAGGCTCGTCGGCTTCGGCTCCGGCCTCCAGACGATGAAAATCTTCGTCTTGCACGAACTCGTCAGCGAATTCGAACAGCCATTCGGCCTGCAGCTTCTGGACGGCCTTGAAGAACTTTTCGTGAGATCCAACCGTCTCCAGTACTAGGACAAACTCTGGATCCTGTTCTGGCGCGTTCTCAGAGATGGTCAACCGATGCGCTTCTAGTGTCTCAAACAGTTCAGTGAACTTTGGGGTAAGTCGCTCCCCTTGGCGCTGAGGTGTTGGAAGCTGAATGGGCTTTGGGGCCCCACCCGCCCCGTCATTCCTATCTTCGATATTCGCCCGTTTCGGGAAAAGGAGAAGCGGAAATTCCTCATTAGCCATTGAGCGCTCACGTCATCCTGTTGACTTGGTAGCGAGCATGCCACTGATTCAAGCGTTCGGTCACAATTTTCTTCAGGTTTGGCTCTGGCATTGCCAAGATGAAGCGGCGATGGACGTCTTCGCAGAACTGCTCCAGATCCGAAAAGCTGGTGGCATGCAGCTTGGCTGCCAAGGTCTTCGGAGAGACACCCAGCGGTGCATCTAGGCGCTGTTGGAGCTTAATGAACCAGGCTTCCTTCTGCGCCGCAGTCGGCGGTTCAAGCTCAAGTCGGAGCTGGAACCTGCGCCAAACTGCACGGTCGAGCAGCTCAGCATGATTAGTGGCAGTCACGACGACAACATGGCTAGGCAATGCATCGATCTGCAGGAGCAGCGAGCTCACCACGCGCTTAATCTCGCCAGTTTCATGCGTATCGCCACGTTCTTTACCTAGAGTGTCGAACTCATCAAAAAACAGTACGCATTGGTGGGTTCTAGCGAAGTCGAAGAGCTTCTTCAGACGACCACTGGTCTCCCCTAAGAAGCTGCCGATAACTGCTTCATAGCGCACCACGAACAGTGGGACCATCAGCTCGGTGGCCAGCGCCTCTGCCAAAGACGTCTTTCCATTGCCTGGCGCGCCTGACAGCAGGATGCGGTGCCGCGGCTCCAAGCCGTACGACCTCAAAAGATCACGTCTGTGGTGCTCTTCAATGATCTCTTCGCATGCGCCGCGCACCATCGGATCGATGAACATCTCCGACAGAGTACGGCGAGGCTCGATTTCATATAGCAATCCGCCGTGACCGCCATCGTAGGAGCGCACCACCTCGGGCGTAGGCGCGCGCGCGCGCGCTTCGCCCAAGTTCTTCACTAGGCGATCGGCCAATTGATGGTGGCTCTTTGCGCGCTCCTCTGCGGCCATTGCCTCGACCGTGCTGCGGAGCAATCGCTGGTCACCTTCGCTTCCTGCCTTGACTAGGCTGACGAGTAGATCTGCTCGTGACATGTGCTCACCGTGCTTGAAGTGATATTGGCTCAACGCCTTCGAGCTGTCTACGTGGCCCAGGCACCTATTTCTTAGGCAGCGAATCACTTCGTCTCGTGCTCAGTTGAGACAAAGTTCATTTGCGAATAAATAATACCATATATAAGATATTATTGTATGGTG is a genomic window containing:
- a CDS encoding AAA family ATPase, with the protein product MELLQHSAYRGPRDRLRAALDNHRPGHMVCVIGPSGVGKTTMRRSVMREMFGNPNLWEKGKVPAIETFACLPVGAYFSSRYLARELLQELNAPTLTWALEGRSPRSSPPSDIQAEVRDRDLQLGRYQLRLTEAECWSSVRRSMIARDCKYVAIDQISALLVNHKDKSPADHALHLMTLAESAGSMLIMSGIHRAVQLWSIGSELRRSVTSIWVPPYSVRRKEDRAPFLRLLMSLSERHNFSKQDLLIRMAADLLVATGGVYGEVAQLLSRAADAAKQEGSERILKRHIEASYYSDNDLANLWRDIEEFEDAMEAGSVTARAKQLKSSWAFSYGEVCREV
- a CDS encoding integrase catalytic domain-containing protein gives rise to the protein MSTDAQSGGLSFEDRHQLYTRIKASELSIRQIESMVTGSGTKTVGKAALRNVRVRRNSIKNGSARTVESHTCELVFAYELELDPEVLGYYVQVPCRRVQRTTASGRNHISTAHVDFLVFRRDHVELVECKPLSWLESQLGLPDSLWVKQDAVWTYSPYAQWAQQHGLVFRVWVPPTPTGVYLQNLEACYAVAGDALQQHETTAVSKAAGLIAKRPLLLDCLLAEVPGFTPRLALWMLGRSAAFGPWQSTPVARTDRFHLYGTKEQAKEADELLFGAIVKGQSQPAVDDPLLVATATDLQRARQRLSRLALIEAGSLPATRRMGALQRQVRKAVAEGRSALSACLTKYAFSGNRASRLLPEHEQAIETVIALHWNTGRVHRPKDLLYVFEEECLRLGVEPCGRGRLDARRRSESPTRHALSTGGFRAYHATRTRTDPRHRSLPPIGYGHTLHVDSSDLDVRCAPNLIHCFPASKAKFYIGIDGATGYPMAHALVFGSARTDALALLMREYVKRQGFLPKLIHLDRGPENTSRWLQDFCHGEISLRFSPTAGSAWNGIAENAIKQVNEQVAQRFPGSTRPDQMGRKVDGRFKSRNNARTDFVRVHEEFLKFVYHDLPMTPGPDDTTPAEKRVEALAAYGAVGTPCEWNDGFLIRTAIKVETKKRIDRQRGVRTADGWFTSDGLLQALRTEDASEIRSDCCDPNVIYVKVRGRWFKAFHNKVQSDALLSDQERLFHLLWAPSLRSQSAKRKEEVARARHSRRAQAQAAMPATEHLAPVPMTGSDERLDIEPVPPAIAQDIVPFDEREDY
- a CDS encoding histidine phosphatase family protein, with the protein product MLVVVRHAQSMANAGFVTADPESIALTAAGEEQARALAMTWSAAPDRIFTSPFLRARQTSQPLAERFKMVVAPLGVHEFTYLSPERCVGTSAADRRQWVEDYWSRCDPNYVDGPGAESFAQLVARAARALRILKSYSAHEQVVVFSHGQLMQAMRWICGSKAPSVVNAAAMGAFRKLDLDQPIAHCQRVSFE
- a CDS encoding leucine zipper domain-containing protein; translated protein: MRAAYKLQASFFDERLAELLKRPCRSHPSPSAVPPERVQRFEYQRRLLRPLWHIAARPAAARPASSAKCHMLETGLRRLTSGTCPGEKQNRGEGIC
- a CDS encoding S8 family peptidase, with product MTISENAPEQDPEFVLVLETVGSHEKFFKAVQKLQAEWLFEFADEFVQDEDFHRLEAGAEADEPLNGRMYLVGTNQRALAELLSLWQRFQADPRAKFDRGLAPLKEVFVHLHDIRRWGVEDRIDADMRLYWQDEVESGRATTRFELEAWYFGSPAKNIAVVRDLLTFIRASGGQVLQRALIPEIAYHGFLVELPTPVVSSILKGDYPSFVLSDRVMFFRPRAQSVNPGSEVGPVQQLVGAQGEVLGDPVVALFDGLPLANHAVLQRRLLIDDPDNWALEYPAKDRVHGTAMASLILHGDLNNRAPPANRPLYVRPIMRPDPNDGRARRAECTPDNQLLIDLVHRAVRRLFEQDGQEPPVGPSIKVINLSVGNEHRIFTGEISPWARLIDWLSFKYNVLFVISAGNQSEDLELQVRRDTLSNLSEDHKQAAATRALLQTSVRRRLMSPSESINAITVGAHHSDGAPGPAHPNLHDLFARGGLSPVSRIGMGMGRSIKPDILMPGGRIVFKEHVLSKPESTTVQMAPTGLAPGHLVARPSAAGGPVGDTEYSRGTSNATALASGMAARAFEVIEALRASGAAIPKTHDAALIKALLVHGAQWGSLSKTVLDHGPSFAHITPLNSRHMREKDFISSWLGYGPVDEERALRCASNRATLIGVGEVKKDRAVSFTAPMPPGLGRVVTMRRMTVTLAWMSPTISSLQRYRQAKLWIQPPEDFGTSRINTPFHMTVKRGTVQHEVWEGERKALPIVDGQMFECKVNCMEDAPGLTDEIKFALCVTLEVGIESGIDIYQEIRDRIRPAVPVLV
- a CDS encoding AAA family ATPase; amino-acid sequence: MSRADLLVSLVKAGSEGDQRLLRSTVEAMAAEERAKSHHQLADRLVKNLGEARARAPTPEVVRSYDGGHGGLLYEIEPRRTLSEMFIDPMVRGACEEIIEEHHRRDLLRSYGLEPRHRILLSGAPGNGKTSLAEALATELMVPLFVVRYEAVIGSFLGETSGRLKKLFDFARTHQCVLFFDEFDTLGKERGDTHETGEIKRVVSSLLLQIDALPSHVVVVTATNHAELLDRAVWRRFQLRLELEPPTAAQKEAWFIKLQQRLDAPLGVSPKTLAAKLHATSFSDLEQFCEDVHRRFILAMPEPNLKKIVTERLNQWHARYQVNRMT